The DNA sequence TTCTAAGGGTTATTCGCATGCGCCGCGTCGTTATCACTGGTCTGGGCATCGTATCGTGCCTGGGCAATGACAAAGCTACCGTTACCGAAAACCTGCGCAACAGCCGTCCGGGTATCCGTTACAACCCGGAATACAAGGAAATGGGGCTGCGTAGCCAGGTTTCCGGGTCCATCGACCTCAACCTCGAAGAACTGATCGACCGCAAGGTCTATCGCTTCGTCGGCCACGCCGCTGCCTACGCCTACCTGGCGATGCAGGACGCGATCAAGGATGCTGGCCTGACCGAAGAACAGGTGTCCAACCCGCGTACCGGCCTGGTGGCTGGCTCCGGCGGCGCCTCGACCCTGAACCAGATGGAAGCGCTGGACACCCTGCGCGAGAAAGGCGTCAAGCGTGTCGGCCCGTACCGCGTAACCCGCACCATGGGCAGCACCGTTTCGGCGTGCCTGGCCACCCCGTTCAAGATCAAGGGCATCAACTACTCGATCTCGTCGGCCTGCGCCACCTCGGCACACTGCATCGGCACCGCGCTGGAGCAGATCCAGTGGGGCAAGCAGGACATCGTCTTCGCCGGTGGCGGTGAAGAAGAGCACTGGAGCCAGTCGTTCCTGTTCGACGCCATGGGCGCCCTGTCGACCAAGCGCAACGAGACCCCGGAACTGGCCTCGCGCGCTTATGACGCCGACCGTGATGGCTTCGTCATCGCCGGTGGTGGCGGCATGGTAGTGGTCGAGGAGCTGGAACACGCCCTGGCCCGCGGTGCCAAGATCTACGCCGAAATCGTCGGCTACGGCGCTACTTCCGACGGTTACGACATGGTCGCTCCGAGCGGTGAAGGTGCCATCCGCTGCATGCAGCAGGCGCTGTCCACTGTCAACACCCCGATCGACTACCTGAACACCCACGGCACCTCGACCCCGGTCGGTGACGTTGCCGAGATCAAGGGCGTTCGCGCGGTATTCGGCGACAAGGCACCGAAGATCAGCTCGACCAAGAGCCTGTCGGGCCACTCGCTGGGCGCTGCTGGCGTGCACGAGGCGATCTACTGCCTGCTGATGATGGAAAACAACTTCATCGCCGGCTCCGCCAACATCGACGAGCTGGACCCAGAGGTCGCCGACATGCCGATCCTGCGCAAGACCGAAGAGAACGCCAAGATCGACACGGTCATGAGCAACAGCTTCGGCTTCGGCGGCACCAACGCCACCCTGGTGCTCA is a window from the Pseudomonas anuradhapurensis genome containing:
- the fabB gene encoding beta-ketoacyl-ACP synthase I; the encoded protein is MRRVVITGLGIVSCLGNDKATVTENLRNSRPGIRYNPEYKEMGLRSQVSGSIDLNLEELIDRKVYRFVGHAAAYAYLAMQDAIKDAGLTEEQVSNPRTGLVAGSGGASTLNQMEALDTLREKGVKRVGPYRVTRTMGSTVSACLATPFKIKGINYSISSACATSAHCIGTALEQIQWGKQDIVFAGGGEEEHWSQSFLFDAMGALSTKRNETPELASRAYDADRDGFVIAGGGGMVVVEELEHALARGAKIYAEIVGYGATSDGYDMVAPSGEGAIRCMQQALSTVNTPIDYLNTHGTSTPVGDVAEIKGVRAVFGDKAPKISSTKSLSGHSLGAAGVHEAIYCLLMMENNFIAGSANIDELDPEVADMPILRKTEENAKIDTVMSNSFGFGGTNATLVLKRWEGK